From a region of the Solanum stenotomum isolate F172 chromosome 2, ASM1918654v1, whole genome shotgun sequence genome:
- the LOC125857174 gene encoding putative 1-phosphatidylinositol-3-phosphate 5-kinase FAB1C has product MGVSESSIFYLIEKVKSWISWGTSGLNMDVDSGKTCWECKMRFTDSCNKYNCQICNGVFCGDCCTYSNGCLDVVASGSEGEVVDIKSCKFCSELRTWNNGVGKYRHKTYPFESPRESTESTSPNFNSDRFDGYSSHTPVKSSFTTFSSHPSQMSLRHSPSRSDEDEGGDSTSQFFSPSSSYFHDTSDIDSSSVSTRHEFYSLRSAGSSPSDSPSRIHFTSNRVGHSVQQDQSEIPRSQNNGPFDQQALYVLKRFEKGTKDPETADASVENLSVYHNQLEKQQKPFDLRNSDLIWFPPPLDEDDEDENNFFTYDDEDDEIGESATIFSSSASLTTMDKEHVDHKEPMKAAVQGHFRALVLQLLQGEGVESGKESGSDDWVDIVTSLAWQAANFVKPDTSEGSSMDPGYYVKVKCVASGSPRESTLVKGVVCTKNIKHKRMNSHCKNARLLLLGGALEYQKVPNQLASFNTLLQQEREHLKMIVSKIEAHHPNVLLVEKSVSSHAQEYLLEKEISLVLNVKRPLLERIARCTGALITPSIDNIAMARLGYCELFHLEKVSEEHEPSNQFNKKPSKTLMFFDGCPRRLGCTVLLRGLCCEELKKVKNVFQYAVFAAYHLSLETSFLADEGASLPKVSVAIPEMTSADNAISVISHTASPARHHRVGNGPHNHVRSASCNADVGLPVSLVKHHYPPFKDPTILDDTIEGSRVTLGQGEFQPRESLDPSKLEISDEFEPSSESYSAADSRQSILVSFSSRCILNGSVCERSRLLRIKFYGSFDKPLGRFLLDDLFGQIPSCQSCKEPAEDHVICYTHQQGNLTIHVRRQPSVKLPGEWDNKIWMWHRCLKCAHIEGVPPATHRVVMSDAAWGLSFGKFLDLSFSNNATANRVARCGHSLQRDCLRFYGCGSMIAFFRYSPIDILSVCLPPSTLMFSSYEEQDWLRKETDELLCKAKALYAEISSAFRRIEEKRSSLEHDLSDKPELDDCIMELKDLLMKEKSDYHDLLQTADAETSERGQAVVDILELNRLRHSLVIASHVWDRRLLSVESLFQETSGSEYTGSCSELIDWRNDPLEHAYEETEPIFSNLDEYRQKPFQSEQEETHGSPCGLEESMFTSCEFEKTQDMHMEGENAVNGTPLERAPSAGSVLSDQIDSAWTGTDRSPKKALLNITLKRNGSEAAPFRQLSQLDYPPIARVKSPARVKSFDSALRLQERIKNGLPPSSLHLSAIRSFHASGDYRNMIRDPVISVQRTYSLMSPNEAQKFNLLMNSSPSFISYASLIHDGPRLMVPHNGFNDIVIAVYDNEPTSIISYALISKEYKERVTDKPNVAERGWNTNGLRKENGVASNVSRWQSFGSLDMDYIHHGSHGSEDASSTISSIFADSKTSPHLRISFEDESSNAGGKVKFSVTCYFAKQFDALRKRYCPDELDFIRSLSRCKRWSAQGGKSNAYFAKSLDERFIIKQVQKTELESFEEFGPNYFKYLTDSVSSRSPTCLAKVLGIYQVSVKHMTGGRETKMDLIVMENLFFGRTISKVYDLKGSLRSRYNADITGENSVLLDMNLLETLRTKPIFLGSKAKRSLERAIWNDTSFLASVDVMDYSLLVGVDEERKELVLGIIDFMRQYTWDKHLETWVKASGILGGPKNALPTIVSPIQYKKRFRKAMTSYFLTLPDQWSS; this is encoded by the exons ATGGGAGTATCTgaaagttcaattttttatttgattgagaaAGTCAAATCTTGGATTTCGTGGGGAACGAGTGGATTAAACATGGATGTTGACAGTGGAAAAACCTGTTGGGAATGCAAGATGAGGTTTACTGATTCTTGCAACAAGTACAATTGCCAAATTTGCAATGGAGTTTTCTGTGGTGATTGTTGTACGTACAGTAATGGATGTTTGGATGTTGTTGCATCTGGATCAGAAGGGGAAGTGGTTGATATAAAATCTTGCAAGTTTTGTTCTGAGTTAAGGACTTGGAATAATGGTGTTGGGAAATATAGACACAAAACTTATCCTTTTGAGTCTCCTAGAGAAAGCACAGAATCAACATCACCAAATTTCAATAGTGACAGATTTGATGGCTATTCTTCACATACACCAGTTAAGAGTAGTTTTACAACCTTTTCAAGTCATCCGTCTCAGATGTCTCTACGTCACTCGCCAAGCAG GAGTGATGAAGACGAAGGAGGGGATTCAACAAGCCAATTTTTTAGTCCATCAAGTAGCTATTTTCATGATACTTCAGATATAGATTCGAGTAGTGTTAGTACTAGACATGAATTTTACAGTTTAAGGTCAGCTGGATCAAGTCCATCGGACAGCCCCTCTAGGATTCATTTTACTTCCAATAGAGTTGGGCATTCTGTACAGCAAGATCAAAGTGAGATCCCAAGGTCTCAGAATAATGGTCCCTTTGATCAACAAGCCTTGTATGTTTTAAAAAGGTTTGAGAAAGGGACGAAGGATCCAGAGACTGCTGATGCCAGTGTTGAAAATTTGTCTGTGTATCACAACCAGTTAGAGAAGCAGCAAAAGCCGTTCGATCTTAGAAATAGTGATCTCATATGGTTTCCTCCTCCacttgatgaagatgatgaagatgaaaATAATTTCTTCACATATGATGATGAGGATGATGAAATTGGAGAATCGGCTACAATATTTTCTTCAAGTGCAAGCCTTACCACCATGGATAAAGAGCATGTGGATCACAAGGAACCTATGAAAGCTGCTGTACAGGGCCATTTCAGGGCTCTTGTCTTACAGTTATTGCAAGGTGAAGGAGTAGAGTCGGGGAAAGAAAGCGGTTCTGATGACTGGGTTGACATAGTTACATCACTAGCATGGCAAGCTGCGAATTTTGTGAAGCCAGATACTAGTGAAGGAAGCAGCATGGATCCTGGTTATTATGTAAAGGTGAAATGTGTAGCTTCTGGAAGTCCAAGGGAGAG CACCCTTGTTAAAGGAGTAGTCTGTACGAAGAATATTAAACACAAGCGAATGAATTCACACTGCAAAAATGCTAGATTGCTTCTGTTAGGAGGAGCACTTGAGTACCAAAAAGTTCCCAATCAATTGGCCTCTTTTAACACATTATTGCAACAG GAAAGGGAGCATCTGAAGATGATTGTTTCAAAAATTGAGGCCCACCATCCTAATGTGCTACTTGTGGAGAAAAGTGTATCTTCTCATGCTCAGGAGTATCTACTGGAAAAAGAGATCTCTTTGGTGTTAAATGTTAAGCGGCCACTGCTGGAACGGATAGCCAGGTGCACTGGTGCTCTTATAACCCCGTCCATCGATAACATAGCCATGGCTAGATTGGGATATTGTGAGCTCTTTCATTTAGAAAAAGTTTCTGAAGAGCATGAACCTTCAAACCAGTTCAACAAGAAGCCATCAAAGACTTTGATGTTTTTTGATGGTTGTCCCAGGCGTTTAGGTTGCACG GTCTTGCTGAGAGGTCTGTGTTGTGAAGAGCTCAAGAAGGTGAAGAATGTCTTCCAGTATGCCGTCTTTGCGGCATATCATCTGTCCCTTGAGACATCATTCCTTGCGGATGAGGGTGCTAGTCTACCTAAAGTTTCCGTTGCCATACCAGAGATGACATCTGCAGATAATGCTATTTCAGTGATTTCTCATACTGCTTCCCCGGCAAGACACCATAGAGTTGGTAATGGCCCACATAACCATGTACGATCTGCCAGCTGCAATGCGGACGTTGGGTTACCAGTATCGTTGGTGAAGCATCATTACCCTCCTTTTAAAGATCCAACCATCCTAGATGATACCATTGAAGGATCACGAGTAACTTTAGGTCAAGGGGAGTTTCAACCAAGAGAATCGCTAGATCCGTCAAAGCTTGAGATATCAGATGAATTTGAACCCTCTAGTGAATCATATTCAGCTGCTGACAGTCGTCAAAGCATACTAGTATCATTTTCAAGTCGATGTATTCTAAATGGAAGTGTATGTGAACGTTCTCGGCTTCTTCGCATAAAGTTTTATGGATCTTTTGACAAGCCACTCGGGCGATTTCTTCTGGATGATCTTTTTGGTCAG ATACCTTCCTGTCAATCATGCAAGGAGCCAGCTGAGGACCATGTCATTTGTTATACACACCAGCAAGGGAACCTTACTATACATGTTAGACGGCAACCCTCAGTGAAGCTGCCTGGTGAGTGGGACAACAAGATATGGATGTGGCATCGATGCCTCAAGTGTGCCCATATAGAAGGAGTCCCACCAGCAACTCACAGAGTAGTAATGTCAGATGCTGCTTGGGGACTCTCATTTGGCAAGTTCTTGGATCTTAGTTTTTCAAACAATGCAACTGCCAACCGTGTTGCTAGATGTGGTCATTCTCTCCAACGGGACTGCCTCCGGTTTTATGG GTGTGGAAGTATGATTGCATTCTTCCGCTATTCTCCTATTGATATTCTGTCAGTTTGTCTACCTCCATCAACTCTTATGTTCAGTAGCTATGAAGAGCAGGATTGGTTACGGAAAGAAACAGATGAG CTATTGTGCAAAGCCAAAGCCTTGTATGCAGAGATATCCAGTGCTTTTCGCAGGATTGAAGAGAAAAGATCCTCTTTAGAACATGATCTATCTGATAAACCTGAGCTGGATGACTGCATCATGGAGTTAAAAGACTTGCTTATGAAAGAAAAGAGCGATTACCAT GACTTGCTTCAAACTGCTGATGCAGAAACTTCAGAACGAGGGCAGGCAGTGGTTGACATTCTTGAACTAAATCGTTTGAGGCATTCCCTTGTGATTGCTTCACATGTTTGGGATCGTCGTCTTTTATCTGTGGAATCTCTCTTCCAAGAGACCTCTGGTTCAGAGTATACTGGATCTTGTAGTGAGCTGATAGATTGGAGAAATGACCCTCTCGAGCATGCCTATGAAGAGACCGAACCTATATTCTCAAACTTAGATGAATATCGTCAGAAACCTTTTCAGTCTGAACAGGAGGAGACTCATGGGTCACCTTGTGGGCTGGAAGAGTCCATGTTTACCTCATGTGAGTTCGAGAAAACGCAGGACATGCATATGGAAGGAGAAAATGCAGTTAATGGAACACCCTTGGAACGAGCTCCTTCAGCTGGTTCTGTTCTTTCTGATCAGATAGATTCTGCTTGGACTGGTACTGACCGATCTCCCAAAAAAGCTCTGTTAAATATAACATTAAAACGAAATGGATCTGAAGCTGCTCCTTTCAGACAACTGAGTCAACTTGATTATCCTCCTATTGCAAGGGTAAAATCACCAGCACGAGTTAAATCCTTCGACTCTGCACTGAGACTTCAAGAAAGAATCAAGAATGGATTGCCGCCTTCTTCACTGCATTTATCAGCAATTAGATCTTTTCATGCTTCTGGAGACTATAGAAATATGATCAGAGACCCTGTTATCAGTGTTCAGAGAACTTATTCTCTAATGTCACCTAATGAGGCTCAGAAGTTTAATCTCCTAATGAATTCATCACCCTCGTTTATTTCTTATGCATCTCTTATACATGATGGACCCAGATTAATGGTTCCACACAATGGATTCAATGACATTGTAATAGCTGTTTATGACAATGAACCTACTAGCATAATATCGTATGCTCTTATTTCCAAGGAGTATAAAGAACGGGTGACTGATAAGCCAAATGTGGCTGAAAGGGGTTGGAACACGAATGGCCTCAGGAAGGAGAATGGAGTGGCCTCTAATGTTTCAAGATGGCAGTCTTTTGGCTCTCTAGACATGGATTATATCCATCATGGAAGCCATGGTTCTGAAGATGCTTCCAGTACAATTAGTTCTATCTTTGCAGATTCCAAGACCTCCCCTCACTTAAGGATCTCTTTTGAGGACGAATCTTCAAATGCTGGCGGAAAGGTGAAGTTTTCTGTCACTTGTTACTTTGCTAAGCAGTTTGATGCTCTCAGGAAGAGATACTGTCCTGATGAACTGGACTTTATACGGTCTTTAAGCCGTTGTAAGAGATGGAGCGCTCAAGGAGGAAAGAGCAATGCTTATTTTGCTAAGTCATTGGATGAAAGATTCATAATAAAACAAGTTCAAAAAACTGAGTTAGAATCTTTTGAAGAATTTGGACCCAACTACTTCAAATATCTAACAGATTCTGTTAGCTCAAGAAGTCCAACTTGCCTTGCTAAAGTTCTAGGAATATATCAG GTTTCGGTCAAACATATGACAGGAGGCAGGGAAACGAAAATGGACTTGATTGTGATGGAGAATCTCTTTTTTGGAAGAACAATATCTAAGGTCTATGATCTTAAGGGGTCTCTAAGGTCCCGTTACAATGCAGACATAACTGGGGAAAACAGTGTGTTGTTGGACATGAATCTTTTAGAAACATTGCGTACCAAACCTATATTTCTTGGAAGCAAAGCAAAAAGAAGTCTGGAGAGAGCTATTTGGAATGATACATCCTTTTTAGCG TCGGTTGATGTGATGGATTACTCTTTGCTAGTTGGGGTGGACGAAGAGCGCAAGGAGCTAGTCTTAGGGATCATTGATTTTATGAGACAATATACTTGGGACAAGCACTTGGAGACATGGGTTAAGGCATCCGGCATACTTGGTGGACCAAAGAATGCATTACCAACTATTGTTTCTCCGATACAATACAAGAAAAGATTCAGAAAGGCAATGACAAGCTATTTTCTCACCCTGCCTGATCAATGGTCATCTTGA
- the LOC125857181 gene encoding U-box domain-containing protein 11-like: MAGGEPTAVAGDSTKIPLQVVHDVCRISGAGFAGFFKKDCTDLARRVSLLAYLLEEIRDSNTHLGSSSSSHDSCLYDLSIALKAAKRLLLAANDFDPKISADVERKKIVFQFQCVTWKLVKSLGSLPYDQFDISEEVQEQVELVRSQLTRAKERYGGPLTSNVLSRALSQPLDKEIDPLQSGSRGVGSLHLENVGNIDHEVRPKLGDLPLGNTPNGNDCVQIVQEPENLRNSSKNSEVTSPKSPGLAREDDSPSKNVVENKKPNSPIIPEEYLCPISLELMRDPVIVATGQTYERSFIQRWIDGGNTRCPKTQQILQDLTLTPNIALRSLISDWCAKNNVEQPTALANGRIKRSDGSFRDVSGDIAAIEAIVRKLSSRSTDDRRAAVAEIRSLSKRSTDNRVLIAEAGAIPVLVNLLTSEDGQIQENAVTSILNLSIFDNNKGLIMLAGAVPSIVQVLRAGSMEAKENAAATIFSLSLGDENKIIIGASGAIPALVELLQTGSTRGKKDAATALFNLCIYQGNKGRAVRAGIIPALLMMLKDSSNCMVDEALTILSVLASNQEAKAAIAKASTIPVLIDLLRTGLPRNKENAAAILLSLCKRDTVNLSCLCRLGALIPLTELANTGTERAKRKATSLLEHLRKPLQP, encoded by the exons ATGGCCGGCGGAGAACCCACCGCCGTAGCCGGCGACTCTACCAAAATCCCTCTCCAGGTTGTTCATGACGTTTGTCGAATTTCCGGTGCCGGATTTGCTGGTTTCTTCAAGAAAGATTGTACTGATTTGGCTAGAAGAGTGTCCCTTTTGGCTTATTTGCTTGAGGAAATCAGAGATTCCAACACCCATTTGGGTTCTTCATCATCTTCCCATGATTCATGCTTGTATGATCTCTCCATAGCTCTCAAAGCTGCAAAAAGACTTCTTTTAGCAGCAAATGACTTTGATCCCAAGATCTCAGCT GACGTGGAAAGGAAGAAAATTGTCTTTCAATTTCAATGTGTAACATGGAAATTGGTGAAATCCCTAGGCAGCTTACCATATGACCAGTTCGACATATCAGAAGAAGTACAAGAGCAG GTTGAATTGGTCAGATCACAGTTGACACGAGCTAAAGAGAGGTATGGTGGACCTTTGACTTCAAATGTATTATCTCGAGCATTATCCCAACCATTAGATAAGGAGATTGATCCGCTTCAGTCGGGCAGTAGGGGAGTTGGAAGTTTACATCTAGAGAATGTTGGCAATATTGATCATGAAGTTAGGCCAAAACTTGGAGATCTTCCCTTAGGTAACACCCCAAACGGCAATGATTGTGTTCAGATAGTTCAGGAACCAGAAAATCTAAGGAATTCATCCAAAAATTCTGAGGTTACTTCTCCCAAAAGTCCTGGTTTAGCCAGGGAAGATGACTCACCCAGCAAGAATGTTGTGGAGAATAAGAAGCCCAATTCTCCTATAATTCCTGAAGAGTATCTTTGCCCTATATCCCTTGAGCTCATGAGGGATCCTGTAATTGTGGCCACTGGACAG ACTTACGAGAGATCTTTCATACAAAGATGGATAGACGGTGGCAACACAAGATGCCCAAAAACTCAGCAAATACTCCAAGATCTTACGCTGACACCAAATATTGCTTTAAGAAGTCTCATTTCTGATTGGTGTGCAAAGAACAATGTAGAGCAGCCAACTGCATTGGCAAATGGGAGAATAAAGCGAAGTGATGGATCATTTCGTGATGTTAGTGGGGATATTGCAGCTATTGAGGCAATTGTACGCAAACTTTCAAGCAGGTCCACTGATGATCGGAGGGCTGCAGTAGCGGAGATCCGGTCTCTATCCAAAAGAAGCACAGACAACAGAGTTTTGATTGCTGAAGCTGGAGCAATCCCGGTGTTAGTCAACTTGTTGACATCTGAAGACGGTCAAATCCAAGAAAATGCCGTCACTTCTATTCTTAACCTTTCTATATTTGACAACAACAAGGGGCTTATCATGCTTGCCGGTGCTGTTCCTTCAATTGTTCAAGTTCTCAGAGCTGGAAGCATGGAAGCAAAAGAAAATGCAGCAGCGACCATCTTTAGTTTATCACTTGGAGATGAGAACAAAATTATAATAGGTGCATCGGGGGCCATCCCAGCTCTGGTAGAATTGCTTCAGACTGGAAGCACCAGAGGGAAGAAAGACGCTGCAACAGCATTATTTAACTTATGCATATATCAAGGAAACAAGGGCAGGGCTGTTCGGGCAGGGATTATACCAGCACTATTAATGATGCTGAAAGATTCAAGCAACTGCATGGTTGATGAAGCTTTGACCATTCTTTCAGTTCTTGCCAGCAACCAAGAGGCCAAGGCTGCCATAGCTAAAGCTAGCACGATCCCTGTATTGATAGATCTACTAAGGACAGGTCTACCTCGTAATAAAGAGAATGCTGCTGCTATCTTGCTCTCCTTGTGCAAAAGAGATACTGTGAATTTATCTTGCCTTTGTAGGCTCGGTGCACTTATACCTCTTACAGAGCTTGCTAATACTGGCACAGAGAGGGCCAAGAGGAAGGCTACTTCATTGTTGGAGCACCTTCGAAAACCTCTGCAACCTTGA